From Humisphaera borealis, the proteins below share one genomic window:
- a CDS encoding tyrosine-type recombinase/integrase: MPKLKSNEIPSYRRHKQSGQAIVTLSGRDILLGEFGTRTSRDAYDRAVAEWIGNGRRWPEREADLSVAELLTRFWEHAARYYGDSRELDNFRHSLRTLRKLYEDTSASAFGPLALKTVRDALIRENLSRNYVNQCVARIRRVFRWAAENELVPSSVFHGLQAVSGLRKGRTAARESQPVRPVGDHTIDATLQHLSPTLKAMVQLQLRTGMRPGEICMMRTCDLDTTGKVWSYSPPEHKTEHHGHVRTIWIGPKAQEVLRPFLRFDTQAFVFSPLEADAEWRAAKRAARKTGVPPSQLRRAERSAARERARPPGDRYDVNGYRRAIARACDAAFTPPERLCPRIVGRRRESKQAFLRRLTADELAELRRWQRDHRWHPHQLRHSAATYLRKEYGIEVARVVLGHRSAAVTEVYAEMDMAKAKEVMAAVG, encoded by the coding sequence ATGCCTAAGCTCAAATCGAACGAAATTCCGTCCTATCGCCGGCACAAGCAGTCCGGCCAGGCGATCGTCACCTTAAGCGGCCGCGACATTCTTCTCGGCGAGTTCGGAACGAGAACCAGCCGCGACGCCTACGACCGGGCCGTGGCCGAGTGGATCGGGAATGGCCGCCGCTGGCCGGAGCGTGAAGCCGACCTGTCGGTGGCCGAACTACTCACCCGCTTCTGGGAGCACGCCGCAAGGTATTACGGCGACAGCCGGGAGCTCGACAACTTCCGGCACTCCCTACGCACCCTCCGAAAGCTCTACGAAGACACGTCCGCGTCAGCCTTCGGGCCGCTGGCGCTGAAGACCGTCCGCGACGCTCTGATCCGCGAGAACCTCTCCCGCAACTACGTCAACCAGTGTGTGGCCCGGATCCGGCGCGTCTTCCGGTGGGCGGCGGAGAACGAACTCGTGCCGTCCTCGGTCTTTCACGGATTGCAGGCCGTATCGGGATTGCGGAAGGGGCGGACCGCCGCCCGGGAGTCGCAGCCCGTCCGGCCGGTCGGTGATCACACCATCGACGCGACCCTGCAACACCTCTCGCCGACGCTCAAGGCCATGGTGCAGCTTCAGCTACGGACCGGCATGCGGCCAGGAGAGATCTGCATGATGCGAACTTGCGACCTCGACACCACCGGCAAGGTCTGGTCGTACTCGCCGCCCGAGCACAAGACCGAACACCACGGCCACGTCCGCACGATCTGGATCGGTCCTAAGGCCCAGGAGGTTCTTCGGCCGTTCCTCCGATTCGATACCCAAGCGTTCGTTTTCTCCCCCCTGGAGGCCGACGCCGAGTGGCGGGCGGCAAAGCGGGCAGCCCGCAAGACCGGCGTGCCGCCGTCGCAGCTACGCCGGGCGGAACGGTCCGCCGCCCGGGAGCGAGCCCGGCCGCCGGGCGACCGCTACGACGTCAACGGTTACCGGCGGGCGATCGCCCGGGCCTGCGATGCCGCGTTCACGCCTCCCGAGCGCCTCTGCCCTCGAATCGTGGGTAGGCGGCGGGAATCCAAGCAGGCCTTCCTTCGGCGGCTGACAGCCGATGAGCTCGCCGAGCTACGCCGCTGGCAGCGGGACCATCGTTGGCACCCGCACCAACTGCGGCACTCGGCCGCCACCTATCTGCGCAAGGAATACGGGATCGAGGTCGCCCGCGTCGTGCTCGGCCACCGGTCGGCGGCGGTCACCGAAGTTTACGCCGAGATGGACATGGCCAAAGCCAAAGAGGTGATGGCGGCGGTCGGCTAG
- a CDS encoding DUF1501 domain-containing protein: protein MSLSNPNRRDFLKTASAATLSALAAGAPQLHAADAAEEKIKPTADTVIVLWMAGGMAHTDTFDPKKYTPFAKGIDPKGVLSTFPAIDTAVDHIKLSQGFEKIAKVMDRATLIRSATVADLGLILHSRHQYHWHTGYVPPQTVAAPHIGAMMAKTLGPRDPAMPAFINIGQRLDLGEGEELKSFTTAGFLGSEYGPFNVPLPQEAATAVRPPAGMTPERFDQRNALFRKLAEESPVNRYGSAYQRDSLRRAMDNAYRLLSSPAAKAFDLSLEPKESLAKYLPPGVDPSKPADLAGAGRFGLGCLLARRLVEAGARFIEVTTEYIPFLNWDTHDNGHTRLKKMKEMIDSPIAQLVLDLEQRGLLDRTLIVLASEFSRDMIIEGADAAKPLTRGSPVPPAKLEDIKAYGMHRHFTQAGSVLMFGGGMKKGYVYGATADERPCKAIKNPVTVEDLHATIYRAMGISPKLAYITEERPFYVTKDGKGKPVMDLFA from the coding sequence ATGTCGCTCTCCAACCCCAATCGTCGTGACTTCCTGAAGACCGCCTCGGCGGCGACATTGTCGGCGCTGGCCGCGGGAGCGCCCCAGCTTCACGCCGCCGACGCCGCCGAAGAGAAAATCAAACCCACCGCCGACACCGTCATCGTGCTTTGGATGGCTGGTGGCATGGCGCACACCGACACCTTTGACCCGAAGAAGTACACACCTTTCGCCAAGGGCATCGATCCGAAAGGCGTCCTGAGCACCTTCCCGGCGATCGACACCGCCGTCGATCACATCAAGCTGTCGCAGGGGTTCGAGAAGATCGCCAAGGTGATGGACCGCGCAACACTCATCCGCTCGGCGACCGTCGCCGACCTGGGGCTGATCCTGCACTCGCGGCACCAGTACCACTGGCACACCGGTTATGTGCCGCCGCAGACCGTCGCCGCCCCGCACATCGGCGCGATGATGGCCAAGACGCTCGGCCCGCGCGACCCGGCGATGCCGGCGTTTATCAACATCGGGCAGCGACTGGACCTGGGCGAAGGAGAAGAGCTCAAATCGTTCACCACCGCCGGCTTCCTGGGGAGCGAATACGGCCCGTTCAATGTACCGCTGCCGCAGGAAGCCGCGACTGCCGTTCGTCCGCCGGCGGGGATGACGCCCGAGCGGTTCGATCAGCGCAACGCGCTGTTCAGGAAGCTCGCCGAGGAAAGTCCGGTTAATCGTTACGGCAGCGCGTACCAGCGCGATTCCCTCCGCCGGGCGATGGACAACGCCTATCGCCTGCTCAGTTCGCCGGCGGCCAAGGCGTTTGACCTCTCGCTGGAACCGAAGGAGAGCCTGGCGAAGTATCTGCCGCCCGGCGTTGACCCGTCCAAGCCGGCCGACCTCGCCGGTGCCGGCCGGTTCGGGCTCGGCTGCCTGCTGGCCCGGCGGCTGGTCGAAGCCGGGGCGCGGTTCATCGAAGTGACCACCGAATACATCCCGTTCCTGAACTGGGACACACACGACAACGGCCACACGCGCCTCAAGAAAATGAAGGAGATGATCGACTCGCCGATCGCGCAGCTCGTGCTCGACCTGGAGCAGCGCGGGTTGCTCGATCGCACGCTGATCGTGCTCGCCAGCGAGTTCAGCCGCGACATGATCATTGAAGGCGCCGACGCCGCGAAGCCTCTCACCCGCGGTTCGCCCGTCCCGCCGGCCAAGCTCGAAGACATCAAGGCGTACGGCATGCACCGCCACTTCACGCAAGCGGGCAGCGTGCTCATGTTCGGCGGCGGCATGAAAAAGGGGTACGTCTACGGCGCGACCGCCGACGAACGTCCCTGCAAAGCGATCAAGAACCCCGTCACCGTCGAAGACCTGCACGCGACGATCTACCGCGCGATGGGCATATCGCCGAAGCTGGCGTACATCACCGAGGAAAGGCCGTTCTACGTCACCAAAGACGGCAAAGGAAAACCGGTGATGGACCTGTTTGCCTGA
- a CDS encoding DUF1580 domain-containing protein translates to MKGRGRRLSCATLYRWINNGLRGVKLETVLIGGSRCTSVEACERFIGATQGGSPAPAACRTASQRTKAVDAAKRQLDAFGI, encoded by the coding sequence ATGAAGGGTCGCGGCCGGCGATTGTCCTGCGCGACGCTGTACCGGTGGATCAATAACGGTTTGCGTGGCGTGAAGCTTGAGACCGTGCTGATCGGTGGAAGCCGGTGCACATCAGTCGAGGCATGCGAGCGCTTCATAGGCGCTACGCAAGGTGGCTCCCCCGCACCGGCGGCCTGTCGGACGGCGTCGCAGCGGACGAAGGCCGTAGACGCAGCGAAGCGTCAACTCGATGCATTTGGGATCTGA
- a CDS encoding helix-turn-helix domain-containing protein gives MKFGGIVRDLRESRGMSQEALADSAGLHRTHISLIERGQRSVRIETIERLALALRVQPAALMPAISLKK, from the coding sequence ATGAAGTTCGGAGGGATCGTTCGCGACCTACGGGAATCGCGGGGCATGTCTCAGGAAGCGTTGGCCGACTCGGCCGGGCTGCACCGCACCCATATCAGCCTGATCGAGAGGGGACAGCGATCGGTCCGGATTGAGACCATTGAGCGGCTGGCACTGGCGCTTCGGGTTCAGCCGGCGGCATTGATGCCGGCAATTTCTTTGAAGAAGTGA
- a CDS encoding DUF1592 domain-containing protein, with translation MIALIHRFPSRVCLPAFGFLLLYAGVAGAADLKPVQPFLKAHCYDCHDGNSAKGGLDLEKLDTDLTKPGPLSKWVRIYDRVARREMPPPKKAKAAEPQKPAFLASLNVPLTQASAGQAHTVIRRLNRVEYENTLRDMLDVRTELQSLLPEDGKAHGFDNIGEALDLSPVQLQRYMEAAGKALDDAICRGPKPETATVVADIGAGRNAEFVGKHWFRRADGALVFYNEGGYPAIKPGDFRVVTEGLYRIRLSGEAFQTTKPVTFAVHLGSDSVTGTVQTSYHQFVPDENRTILFEANLRKGDTIRLMPQNLPNPYNEIQKNGVAAYKGPGLAVTKLEIEGPLLPEWPTRGHKVRFGDLLATDAVPENQRKNKYYKPNYQILAKDPAAEAARILPKFVETAFRRPITPADVAPFLELAKAELASGSTFEHAMRTAHVAVLCSPDFLYLVEQPGKLDDYGIASRLSYMLWGTLPDAALIDAAAKKQLTTPAGLRAHTERLLADKRSSRFTKNFTGQWLNLREIDFTVPDKQLYPEYDDQLKDAMVRETELFFDEVLTRNLSLLNFIDSDWTMLNERLARHYRIDGVIGTEMRKVSLKPEYKRGGVMTQASILKVSANGTTTSPVVRGAWILERIIGFHPPPPPPGVPGVEPDIRGATTLRQQLDKHRTNETCNSCHQVIDPPGFALESYDVMGGYRENYRSLGTQFKSPPTTETGGKRVSWRVGPPVDATGVTSDGKPFSSLADYKKILLADKNMLTRGLAEKVATYATGRGMGFSDRLEIDRITKAVAGKNYGFRDLVHEVVQSEVFRSK, from the coding sequence ATGATCGCATTGATCCATCGATTTCCCTCCCGCGTCTGCCTCCCGGCTTTCGGCTTCCTGTTGCTGTACGCCGGCGTTGCCGGTGCCGCAGACCTGAAACCGGTTCAGCCGTTCCTCAAAGCCCACTGCTACGACTGCCACGACGGCAACAGTGCCAAGGGTGGCCTGGATCTTGAGAAGCTCGACACCGACCTGACCAAGCCCGGCCCGCTGTCCAAGTGGGTGCGGATCTACGACCGCGTCGCCCGGAGAGAGATGCCACCCCCGAAGAAGGCCAAGGCCGCCGAGCCGCAGAAGCCGGCGTTCCTGGCGTCGCTCAATGTGCCTCTCACGCAGGCATCGGCGGGTCAGGCGCACACGGTCATCCGTCGGCTGAACCGGGTGGAATACGAAAACACCCTGCGCGACATGCTCGATGTCCGCACCGAACTGCAAAGCCTCCTCCCGGAGGACGGCAAAGCCCACGGCTTCGATAACATCGGCGAGGCCCTCGATCTCTCGCCGGTGCAGCTCCAGCGATACATGGAGGCCGCCGGGAAGGCACTTGATGACGCGATCTGTCGTGGCCCTAAACCCGAGACCGCCACTGTCGTCGCCGATATCGGTGCCGGTCGAAACGCGGAATTCGTCGGCAAGCATTGGTTCCGGCGGGCCGATGGCGCGCTGGTGTTCTATAACGAAGGTGGCTACCCGGCGATCAAGCCCGGCGACTTCCGCGTCGTCACCGAAGGCCTGTACCGCATCCGCCTCAGCGGCGAGGCATTCCAGACAACCAAGCCGGTGACTTTCGCCGTGCACCTGGGCAGCGACAGCGTCACGGGGACGGTGCAGACGAGCTACCACCAGTTCGTCCCCGACGAGAACCGGACGATCCTCTTCGAAGCCAACCTGCGTAAAGGCGACACCATCCGCCTGATGCCGCAGAACCTGCCCAACCCATACAACGAGATTCAGAAGAACGGCGTCGCGGCGTACAAGGGACCTGGACTGGCTGTGACCAAGCTGGAGATCGAAGGTCCGCTCCTGCCCGAATGGCCGACCCGGGGCCATAAGGTCCGCTTCGGCGATCTGCTCGCGACCGACGCCGTCCCGGAGAACCAGCGGAAAAACAAGTACTACAAGCCCAACTACCAGATCCTCGCGAAAGACCCCGCCGCCGAGGCCGCCCGCATCCTGCCGAAGTTTGTCGAGACCGCGTTCCGCCGACCCATTACGCCGGCCGATGTCGCGCCGTTCCTGGAACTGGCCAAGGCCGAGTTGGCGTCCGGGAGCACATTCGAACACGCGATGCGGACGGCGCACGTCGCCGTCCTGTGCAGCCCCGACTTTCTCTATCTTGTCGAACAGCCGGGCAAGCTCGACGACTACGGCATCGCCAGCCGGCTGAGCTACATGCTCTGGGGAACGCTGCCCGATGCCGCGCTGATCGACGCCGCCGCCAAAAAGCAGTTGACCACCCCCGCCGGCCTCCGCGCCCACACCGAACGCCTGCTGGCCGACAAGCGGAGCAGCCGCTTCACGAAGAACTTCACCGGGCAATGGCTGAACCTTCGCGAGATCGACTTCACCGTTCCCGACAAGCAGCTGTATCCCGAGTACGACGACCAGTTGAAAGACGCGATGGTTCGCGAGACCGAGCTGTTCTTCGACGAGGTCCTCACCAGGAACCTCAGCCTGCTGAACTTCATCGACTCCGACTGGACGATGCTGAACGAGCGGCTCGCCCGGCATTACCGCATCGACGGCGTCATCGGCACTGAAATGCGCAAGGTCTCGCTCAAGCCCGAATACAAGCGTGGCGGCGTGATGACCCAGGCGAGCATACTCAAGGTGTCGGCCAACGGAACAACGACATCGCCGGTCGTTCGCGGGGCGTGGATTCTGGAGCGGATCATCGGCTTCCACCCCCCGCCGCCGCCGCCGGGCGTTCCGGGTGTCGAGCCCGACATCCGCGGCGCGACCACGCTCCGCCAGCAGCTCGACAAGCACCGCACCAATGAGACCTGCAACTCCTGCCACCAGGTGATCGATCCGCCGGGCTTCGCGCTGGAGAGCTACGACGTCATGGGCGGCTACCGCGAGAACTACCGTTCGTTGGGCACGCAGTTCAAGTCGCCTCCCACGACCGAGACCGGCGGCAAGCGGGTGAGCTGGCGCGTCGGCCCGCCGGTCGACGCCACCGGAGTCACCTCGGACGGCAAGCCCTTCAGCAGCCTGGCCGACTACAAGAAGATTCTCTTGGCCGATAAGAACATGCTGACGCGCGGCTTGGCAGAAAAAGTAGCCAC
- a CDS encoding DUF1549 domain-containing protein: MTSLASAAPAAEPALPPPAGHRVDFKTEIQPLLESSCIQCHAKGKTKGGLSVETRESLLKGGDNGPAAVVGKSADSAMVQLVASAEAETVMPKKGSRWTPQQIGLLRAWIDQGMAWPAGVTFAKPPPQNLNPRVVTLPAAADSTHPLDRLLAAYASSKGIKTPDAVDDRLFARRVYLDTIGLLPSAADLDAFVSDNSSDKRARLIRKLLSDDIGYADHWITFWNDLLRNDYKGTGYIDGGRKQITGWLYSSLLLNKPYDQFVRELVAPGPDSEGFTKGIVWRGVVPASMTPPMQAAQSIAQTFFGINLKCASCHDSFVSDWTLADAYGLAAIYSDKPLEMVRCDRALGKTVEARFLYPEIGGFDPKLSKTDRLKRFADLMTSPKNGRLSRNIVNRLWARLLGRGLVDPVDDMDKPAWSADVLDWLAEDLVASKYDLKHTIELIMTSRAYQLPVVDAPPDGDKTPFVFKGPWARRLTAEQMADAVAALTGDWARTPSSIEFDFSGGGKLSTVRAPAWIWTNEPVAAGIRRSAEQAIANQSKAPAKPAAPAAKAGAADADDSVAATDKVAEPQKDTPAKPGAAKRAARAPKGAKPAADKATAGKPASDKPTSDKPATADPAKPEEVAAKAAEAASAKAAVIARAELVLSNPELPALLAAAPEKLDPAFAPLVRHKVVFRKTFTLDALPDQAYAAVAASQKLEIMVNGKAPAIAVSDRERGKEPRSAVVDLKPLLRKGENSIAIAVDSHTERPNLKAEDREKLYAVFNHLNERSGMTFGLHMSIGGKPIEWSADATWRVSRAPAAGWQTEKFDDQSWPVAIVLPKGVAPADDGPAIDDNGRKAAGKIGNEMGPKLQGLMAMSSRIGKFRAALVASDPLQLALDRPNREQIVSCRQNSATTIQALELTNGATLDNKLKKSAKNLAADAGKDPSAWIESVYQRSLCRKPTESERSIAKDLLGPAPKAEAVADLLWAVLMQPEFQLVH; the protein is encoded by the coding sequence TTGACTTCCCTCGCATCGGCTGCGCCGGCCGCCGAACCGGCGCTCCCGCCGCCGGCCGGGCATCGGGTGGACTTCAAGACCGAAATCCAGCCGCTTCTGGAATCGAGCTGTATCCAGTGCCACGCCAAGGGAAAGACCAAAGGCGGCCTGAGCGTCGAAACGCGCGAGTCGCTGCTCAAGGGCGGCGACAACGGTCCGGCGGCGGTCGTGGGCAAGAGTGCCGATAGCGCGATGGTTCAGTTGGTCGCATCCGCCGAAGCCGAAACCGTGATGCCCAAAAAGGGCTCGCGTTGGACGCCACAGCAGATCGGCCTGCTCCGCGCCTGGATCGATCAGGGCATGGCCTGGCCGGCGGGCGTGACGTTTGCCAAGCCCCCGCCGCAGAATCTTAATCCGCGCGTCGTCACCCTCCCCGCCGCTGCCGACTCGACCCATCCGCTCGATCGCCTGCTCGCGGCCTACGCCTCGTCCAAGGGCATCAAGACCCCCGACGCCGTCGACGACCGCCTGTTCGCCCGGCGGGTCTACCTCGACACCATCGGCCTGCTCCCGTCGGCGGCCGACCTCGACGCCTTTGTCAGCGATAACAGCTCCGACAAGCGAGCCCGGCTGATCCGCAAGCTCCTGTCCGACGACATCGGCTACGCCGACCATTGGATCACCTTCTGGAACGACCTGCTCCGCAACGACTACAAAGGCACCGGTTACATCGACGGCGGGCGAAAGCAGATCACCGGCTGGCTCTACTCGTCGCTGCTGTTGAACAAGCCTTACGACCAGTTCGTGCGCGAACTCGTCGCGCCCGGCCCCGACAGTGAGGGCTTCACCAAGGGCATCGTCTGGCGCGGCGTCGTCCCGGCGAGCATGACGCCGCCCATGCAGGCCGCTCAGTCGATCGCGCAAACCTTCTTCGGCATCAACCTCAAGTGCGCCAGTTGCCACGACAGCTTCGTCAGCGACTGGACCCTCGCCGATGCCTACGGCCTGGCCGCGATCTACAGCGACAAGCCGCTGGAAATGGTCCGCTGCGACCGCGCCCTCGGCAAAACCGTCGAAGCGCGCTTCCTGTATCCCGAGATCGGCGGTTTTGATCCCAAGCTCTCCAAGACCGACCGCCTGAAGCGCTTCGCCGACCTGATGACCTCGCCGAAGAACGGCCGGCTGTCGCGGAACATCGTCAATCGGCTGTGGGCCCGGCTGCTGGGCCGCGGACTGGTCGATCCGGTCGACGACATGGACAAACCGGCCTGGTCGGCCGATGTCCTCGATTGGCTCGCCGAGGATCTGGTCGCGAGCAAGTACGACCTGAAGCACACGATCGAGCTGATCATGACGTCGCGGGCGTATCAGCTCCCGGTGGTTGATGCGCCGCCGGACGGGGATAAGACGCCGTTCGTCTTCAAGGGCCCCTGGGCCCGTCGGCTGACCGCCGAGCAGATGGCCGACGCCGTCGCCGCACTGACCGGCGATTGGGCCCGAACGCCTTCGTCGATCGAGTTCGACTTCAGCGGCGGCGGGAAGCTGTCGACAGTTCGCGCGCCGGCATGGATCTGGACGAACGAGCCGGTCGCGGCGGGAATTCGACGATCGGCGGAACAGGCGATTGCGAACCAGTCGAAGGCGCCGGCTAAACCGGCGGCACCCGCCGCCAAAGCCGGCGCGGCTGATGCGGACGACAGCGTCGCCGCAACCGACAAAGTCGCCGAACCCCAAAAGGACACACCGGCGAAACCCGGCGCTGCCAAGCGCGCAGCCCGCGCCCCAAAGGGCGCCAAGCCTGCGGCCGACAAGGCGACGGCCGGCAAACCCGCGTCTGACAAACCCACATCTGACAAACCTGCGACCGCCGACCCCGCCAAGCCCGAAGAGGTCGCCGCCAAGGCCGCCGAAGCTGCTTCCGCGAAAGCGGCCGTCATCGCCCGTGCCGAACTGGTTCTGAGCAATCCCGAGTTGCCCGCCCTGCTGGCGGCCGCGCCGGAGAAGCTCGACCCGGCGTTCGCGCCGCTGGTTCGACACAAGGTCGTCTTCCGCAAAACCTTCACGCTCGACGCCCTGCCCGACCAGGCTTACGCCGCCGTCGCCGCGAGCCAGAAGCTGGAGATCATGGTCAACGGCAAAGCCCCGGCGATCGCGGTCAGCGACAGGGAACGGGGCAAGGAACCCCGCAGCGCGGTCGTCGATCTCAAGCCGCTGCTCCGCAAGGGTGAGAACAGCATCGCGATCGCGGTCGACAGTCACACCGAACGGCCGAACCTCAAGGCCGAGGACCGCGAAAAGCTTTACGCCGTCTTCAATCACCTCAACGAGCGCAGCGGCATGACGTTCGGCCTGCACATGTCGATCGGCGGCAAGCCGATCGAATGGAGCGCCGATGCGACCTGGCGCGTGTCTCGCGCCCCCGCCGCCGGCTGGCAGACCGAAAAGTTCGACGACCAGTCGTGGCCCGTCGCCATCGTCCTGCCGAAAGGCGTCGCGCCCGCCGACGACGGCCCGGCGATCGACGACAACGGCCGAAAGGCCGCGGGCAAGATCGGCAACGAGATGGGACCGAAGCTTCAGGGCCTGATGGCCATGAGCAGTCGTATTGGCAAGTTCCGGGCGGCGCTGGTGGCGTCCGATCCGCTTCAGTTGGCGCTCGACCGCCCCAACCGCGAGCAGATCGTCTCGTGCCGCCAGAACAGTGCGACGACCATCCAGGCGCTGGAACTGACCAACGGCGCGACACTCGACAACAAACTCAAGAAGTCGGCGAAGAACCTCGCCGCCGACGCCGGCAAAGACCCGTCGGCGTGGATCGAATCGGTCTACCAGCGGTCGCTGTGCCGCAAGCCGACCGAAAGCGAAAGAAGCATCGCAAAGGATCTGCTCGGACCGGCGCCCAAGGCCGAAGCAGTCGCGGATCTGCTCTGGGCCGTGCTGATGCAGCCCGAGTTTCAGTTGGTGCATTAA